A region of the Bryobacteraceae bacterium genome:
CGATGCGGTCCTGCCAGTCACGCTGGACGTAGAGAATGCCGCAGCCTTCCGGGCCGAGCAGCCATTTATGGCCGTCGGCAGCGAGGGCGTGGATGCGGGCGCGGCGGACGTCGAGCGGGAAGGCGCCGAGGCCCTGGATGGCATCGACGAAGAAAAAAACGCCGTGGCGGGAGCAGATGTCGCCGATGGCTTCGAGATCGGCGCGGTAGCCGCTGAGGTACTGGACGAAGCTGATGGAGAGGAGCCGCGCGCCGCGGGCGGCGCGTTCGATCTCCTCGAGCGGGGCCATGCAGCTCAGCCATTCCACATGGACGCCTTTCCATTGTTCGAGCTTTTTCCAGATGTAATAGTTGGCGGGGAACTCTTCCCGGAAGGCGATGATGCGGTCGCCGGGACGCCAGTCGAGGCCGAGCGCCACGGTGGCGATGCCTTCGCTGGTGTTCTTGACGGTGGCGATCTCTTCCGGGTCGGCGTGGAGGAGGCGGGCGGCAGCGCGTTTGACGCCTTCGACGGCTTCCATCCAGTCCGGGTAGTGGAGGGCGCCGTAGTGGAGTGCGTCGTCTGCCATGCGCTGGATGGCTTCGGCCGAGCGCCGGGGCAGGGGCGCGACGGCGGCGTGGTTGAGATAGATCAGATTCCTGGCGACGGGAAACTCATCCCGGTATTGCTGCCAGATTTCCTGCGGCGTACGATTGCCGTAACCCATCCATACCAATGTACGTTAGTCTGGGTGAGGGGACGGGCATATGAACACCAGGATCCTGGCCGCGATTGCCGCACTGGCGGTCGCCCTGTCTGCGCTGCCGGCGCCGGCGCAGGACACCACTGATCAGTCCAAAGACCAGAAGCAGCAGAAGCAGAAGGTCATCAAGGACAAGAAGAAAGACCCGGACGCGATCGGGGAGCGGGATGTAGGCAAGGGTCTGAACTGGTACTCGCTCGAGAAGGAGATCGCGATGGGCAAGGCCTACGCGATGGAGGTCGAGCGGGTGGCCAAGATCGTGGATGACCCGATCATCGCCGAATATGTGAACCGCGTCGGGCAGAACCTGGTGCGCAACTCGGATTGCAAGGTCCCGGTGACGATCAAGGTGATCGACACCGAAGAGCCGAACGCGATGGCGTTGCCCGGCGGGTTCTTTTATGTCAATACCGGGCTGATCACGCTGGCCGAGAACGAGAGCGAGCTGGCCGGCGTGATGGGCCACGAGATTGCGCACATTGCGGCGCGGCACGGGACGCGGCAGGCGACGCGCGCCGGGCTGGCCAATATCGCCACGATTCCGCTGATCTTCATGGGCGGTTGGACGGGTTTCGGCGTGCGGCAGGCGGCCAGCGTGGCCATTCCGCTCGGGTTCCTTTCCTTCTCGCGCGCGTTTGAGCGTGAAGCTGACCTGCTGGGACTCCAGTACATGTACAAGGCCGGCTATGATCCCAATGGGTTTGTAGACTTCTTCGAGCGGCTGGAGTCGCTCGAGAAGCGCAAGCCGGGGACGATTTCGAAGGCGTTCCGCAGCCACCCGCCGACGGCCGACCGGATCGAGGAGGCGCAGAAGAACATTTCCGAGCTGTTGCGGGAGCGGCCGGAGTATGTGATCACCACTTCAGAGTTCGACGAGGTGAAGGAGCGGGTGATCGCGATGAGCAATCGCCGCAAGCTTGGGCCGAATGACGAACCGAACCGTCCGCGGCTGAAGCGTGCGCCAGGAGCGGGCACGGATACCGCGGACAAGGACGGCCAGAAGACCGAGGATCCGGACGAGCGGCCGACGCTGAAGCGGCGGAACTAAGCGGGGAGCGATTCTCGCGCGGGGCCGTAGCCCCGCCTGGCGGAAGTGATCCGAAAGAGCCGGTGAAAGGCGCCCGCGAAATGGCGCGCGATCACCGGTTCTTTTTTTTCCGGGGAATTCAAGCCGGCGGAACGGGCGGCTTCATGTTCAGGAGGGCGGATCCCGCAAGAGAGGGACTCGCGGCCAAGGGCGCAAGCAGGGCGAAAAAAGCGGGCGGCGGGCCGGAGGTGGTGGAGCCGCCGGCAGCGCCGCCCTGAGTGCACTGCACAGGATGAACCGGTCAGAAGTCGTAACGGAGGGCCGCCTGGATAATACGCGGGTTGCCCACGGTGCCGGAGATCCTGCCCACGGTCTGGGGCGTGGTAATGGTGGCGCCGGGCAGACCGAAGTTGACGTTGTTGAAGGTGTTGTACATCTCCCAGCGGAAGGTGATGCGGTGCTGCTCCCAGGGCAGCCTGAAGCGCTTGACGATGGAGGTGTCGAAGTTGAAGAACCGCGGTCCGCGGAAGCTGTTGCGGCCGGCGGTGCCGATTTCGCCGGCACCGGGGAAGGCGCTGGCGGCGGTGAGCGCGGCGATCTGTTCGTCGGTGAAGTACCAGACGCCACCGCCGCGGCGCATCACCGACCCGATATTGCGGTCCCCGCTGTAGTTGATGTAGGTGGTGGCCGTGGACGGCCCGGTGAGGCGGCCGGAGGACATCGAGAAGACGGTGCCGGACTGCCATACGCCGAGCACACCGATGTCCCATCCGCCGAAGATGGCATCGATGACGGGGTGGACGTCGCTCAGCCAGCGGCGGCCGCGGCCAACGGGGAGCGTGTAGGTGCCGGACCAGTTGAACACATGCGGACGGTCGGCCGCGCCGCGGCCCTTGTTGAGCGCCATGTTGTAGTTGTCGATGGGTGCGGTGAAGCCATTGCCGTCGGCGCTGCCGTTGTCGAGCGACTTCGAGAAGGTGTAGTTGAGCTCGAACTTGAGAGCGCCCATGGTGCGGCGGAAGGACACCTGGAGCGAGTCATACCAGCTTGAGCCGTCCTGCGTGCCGAGGATCACGAGGTTGTACTGCGGGAAGTTGCGCAGATAGAACTGCGGGATCCCGGCGGCGGCATAGAGCGTGTAGTTGTTGCGGTCCAGGTTGTTGGCGGCGGTGTTGGCCAGTTGCTGCTGGACGGTGGTGGCGCCGAGGCGGCTGATGACGGCCTGCGGCGTGCCGAAGATGCGCACCAGCGTGTTGGTGGGCGACGGCTGGGCGCCGGTGCGCTGGAAATTGACGATTTCTTTGAACGATTCGAGGAAGTTTCCGTAGATTCTGGGCTGGTTGACGTCCACCCAGTTGAAGAGCTTGATGCCGCGCGTTCGGACATAGGCGACGTCGAGGATGGTGTTGCGCATCACCTCGCGCTGGATGCTGAGGTTGTAGTGCTGGACGTACCCGGTGCGGAGGTTAGGACCGAAGACAACGATGGATGTCTGACGGTTGGTGGGCAGCACGAGCTGCGGGGCCGGGGGCGCGGCGGGCAGCGGCGGGTTGTCGCGCACGCGCACGTCGGAACCTGCGGCCACGTTGGGGAAGGTCTGCACGGTCTGGGCAAAGCCCGGCGTGTTGCCGTCGACGAGGCTGGCGGTGGCGCCGATCATGCGGTCATAGAAGATGCCCCAGCTTCCGCGGACCGCCCACTTGCCGTTGCGGGTGGGATCCCAGGAGAAGCCGATGCGCGGGGCGAAGTTGTTCAGGTCGGTGTTGTACCAGCCGGAAGCGCGCTGGATCTCGGTGTTATCGAGCTGCGAGAAATAACCGATCTGGTCGATCTGTTTGAGGGTGCCTTGCAGGCGGTCGCGCTCGGTGGGGGCGCCGAAGACCTCATAGCGCACGCCGATGTTGAGCACGAGGTTGCGGGCGATTTTCCAGTCGTCCTGGATGAAGCCGGCATAGTCGCGGAAATAGGTATTTCGGACGCGCGGCTGGCCGGCGGGCTGGAATTTGTCGAGGTCGGAATAATACGTGGTGGTGATATTGCTGACGCGGCCGAGGATGTCGTTATAGAGGTTTTCGAAGCGCTGGCGGTCGGCCGAGCTGATGACGGAGCCGGAGGGGCCGATCGACAGGGGCGGGACGTTGTTGTTTGCCGTGGAGAGGCTGATATTGGGGTAGATGCCGGCGGCGTTGTAGCCCCACTGGAGGGTGCGCTTGAAGGTGAACCCGGTCTTGATGGTGTGGGCGCCCTTCATCCAGGTGAGATTTTCGGTGAGGTCGATGACCGGAGAATTGCGTCCCTGGGGGAAGTTGGGCAGGATCGGGTTGGTGTAAGAGTTGGTGAGGACCTGCGGGCCGGCGATGCGGGCCGGGCGGCGGAAGTCGACGCTGGCCGACTGATAGCCGACCCGGAGCTCATTGACGATGGTCGGTGTGATGGCCCAGTCCGAGCCGGCCGAGAAGCCCCAGCGGATGCCGCCCTGGGTGCCCTGCGGCTGGCCGGGGAACGTGGCATCGGCGCTGTTGAGCGCGTCAATCGACTCGGTTCGAAAGTGGCTGTGGCGATAGAAGACGCGGTGTGTGGCGGCGAGGTTGTAATCGGTGCGGATGGTGAACTGGTCGTTTTCTGAACCGGCCGGATTGTTGAAGCGGAAGCCGGCGGTGTTCAGTCCGTCGCCGAGATCGAAATTGTTCGCCTCGGGCAGCAAATCGATCAGCTTTTTGGTGGCAGGATCGAAGCCGAGAGCGCGCGGATCGTTGGCGACGATGTCGAACGACTGCACGGTGCTGCTGCCGGGCGGCCTCCAGCGGAAGAGGCCTTTTTTGGCCTCGTTGGTGAGGACGGTACGGTTGCGGACAACCTCCTGGGCAGTGCGCTGGCTCTGCCAGTTACCGAAGATGAACCACTTCTCCTTCAGGATGGGCCCGCCGAGCGAGGCGCCATAGGTGTTCTGGATGAACTTGGGGCGGGCGACGCCGCTCGAATTGTTGAAGAAGTTGTTTGCGTTGAGCTTCGTGTTGCGCAGGAATTCGAAGGCATTGCCGTGCCACTGGTTGGTGCCGGAGCGGGTGATCATTTCGATCTGGCCGCCGGCGTTGCGGCCATATTCGGCCTTGCCGCCGTTGGTGATGATGCGGAACTCTTCGATGGAGTCGACGTTGAAGGCGGTGAGTGAAAGCCCGAGGCGGGGGACGACGGCGTCGTTGGCATCAATGCCGTCCAGGCGCGTGTTGTTCGAGCCCTGGCGGGTGCCGTTGATACGGGAAAACGAGCTGTCGCCAGGGGCGATGGAAACGCCTGGCGTATAAGGGACCAGCGCCATCGGGTTGCGCGCCAGTTGCGGCAGGGTGTCGATGTCGCGCAGGGTGACACTGCGGCCCACCTGTGCGTCGGAGGTGTTGACGCGGATGGCGCTGGCCTCGACGGTGACGCTTTCTGCCAGCGAGCCGACCTCCAGTTGCACATCCTGGCGGAGGGTAACGGCGACGTTGAGCTCGATGTTTTCCACCTGCGCTTTTCGGAATCCTGGCGCCTCGACGGTGAGCGTGTAGTTGCTGGCCGGCAGCGAGGCGAACAGGAAGTAGCCGATTTCGTTGGTGGTGGCGGTGACCACGGTCCCGGTGCGGTTGTTGCGGGCGGTCACGTTGGCGTTGGGGACGACGGCGCCGGCCGGGTCAGTGACCACGCCTTCGATGCGCCCGTTGGAGACCTGGGCAGCCGCAGTTAGCACGAGCAGGCAGGCGGCGAGCACCATCGCCGCCGCTGCGAGTACGAATCGTCGCATAGTCATGGGCGAGACTCCTCGAGGTTTTTTCAGACTGACCCGTTGTATCCAGAACTCAGGCGGGAACCCTTTCGGCTGATCGCTTGTGCCGTGGGCGGCTGTTCGGGAGCGACCCTTGCGCCACCTGGATCAACGCCCTCCCAGCGCTCCCGGCCCTTGCGGTACCCTTTCGATCCCAGCACCAGATCCAGATTGGTCGCAATTCTACTACAACCTGGCCGGTTCGGTACCGGCAGAATGGGCTTGGCAGGTCATGAAATTCATTTCATACCATGGGCCTGCGCGGCGCGAAGTCGCGCAACCTTCGGCGACGCGGCCGCATCCAGAGGAGTGCCGCCTTTTGGGTGGGTGCTGTTATACTGAACAATGGGCGGGATTTGTGGCGGGGAAGAGATTTCCCGCCGGCTGGGCCGAGCAGGAACACAATGAGCAGCCGATTTCAATATACGCTGGTGACCCTTTCGGGCGTCCTGGTGGCGCTCCTTCTGGTGGGCGTTCTGCTGGGGCAGAACCGGCCCGCGCAATCATCGGATCCGTACCGGCACCTGAACGTTTTCACCGAGGTGCTGGCCAAGATCAAGTCCGACTATGTGGAAGAACCTGACATGAAGAGCGTGTCGCTCGGAGCCATCAACGGACTGCTCGTGTCGCTGGATCCGTTTGCGTGCTATCTGAACGCGGATCAGTACAGGCAGTACCTGAAGACGCTGGAGAATCCGAAAGGGGGCGTCGGGCTGATTCTGAGCCGGAAATACGGCTACGAGCTGAGCGTGGTGGACGCGATCCCCGGCTCGCCGGCCGACCGGCAGGGGCTGACGACGGGCGACATCATTGAGGCGATCAACGGGATTCTGACGCGAGACATGCCGCTGGCGTTCGCCGACGTGCTGCTGCACGGGGAGCCGGGAACGGAAGTCGAGCTGCGAGTGCTGCGGCTGAGCCGCCCGGAACCGGTGACGGTGAAGCTGAAGCGTGCGCTGGTGACGCCACCGCCGCTGGAGGCCCGGATGCTGGACGGGGAAACGGGCTACATTGCGGTGACCGATCTGACCGCCGGCAAGGCGGAGAAGGTGGCCGAGGCGTTGCGGGAACTGACCGGCAAGGGGGCCAAGAAGCTGGTGCTGGATCTGCGCCATGCGGCGCTGAGCGAGCCCGCCGAGGGCGTGGTGCTGGCGGATCTGTTTCTGGACAAGGGTTTGATTGCGACGCTGGAAGGCCAGAAGGTGAAGAAACAGGTGTTCGAGGCGAGCCCGGCGAAGACGGTCTACCGCGGGCCGCTGGTGGTGCTCACCAACCGCGGCACGACCGGGGCGGCCGAAATTGCAGCGGCAGCGCTGGCTGCCAACAAGCGGGCCGAGCTGGTGGGCGAGCGCACCTATGGCGACGCGGCGATGCGGAAGCCGGTTCCGGCCGGCGATGGCGGCGCGGTGATCATGGCGGTAGCCAAGTACCATGCGCCGGACGGCAAGGCGATCAACGAGACGTCGGTGACGCCGCAGCACCTGGTGTCCGACGTCGAACCGCCGCAGACGATGGACGAAGAGGAGGGCGCAGCCCCTGCGCCGCCAGACCTGAGGCAGCCGGAAAAGAAGGAAGACACGGTGCTCAAGAAAGCTCTGGAGATTCTCGGCGGCAAGGCGGACCAGGCGCACGCCGCTCCCGTGGCTGCGCCTGCCGCGGCCGCCGGCAAGACGTTGCACAAGGGGGCATAGAAGTTTCAGCCATGCCACTGTACGAATACAAGTGCGACCATTGCGGTGAAGTCTTTGAAGTGATCCAGAAATTCAGCGACGCTCCGCTGGAGACGCACGACGGCTGTGGCGGGGCGGTGCGGCGCCTGCTTTCGGCGCCCGCCATCCAGTTCAAGGGCACGGGGTGGTACATCACCGACTACGCGCGCGCCGGCAACAAGGGCGGCAACGGGAACAACGGCAAGAGCGGCAGCGGATCCAGCGGGAATTCTTCCGGGTCGGCATCGAGCGGGAAAGCCGGCAGCGACACCGCCAGCAAGTAGGGCGAGCCGGTGGAGCTGCTCTACCTGTCCCACTGTGTCCCGAATCCGCCCGACAAGGGCGAAAAGATCCGAGCCTTCCATGAACTGAACGCGCTGGCGGCGCGCCACCGCGTGCATCTGAGCTGTTTTGCGCGCAGCGAGAAAGAGATGGAAGACGCGCGGGCGCTGATCGACCGTTGCGCCTCCGTCTACGTGGCGCCGCTGTTCCCTTACGCGCTGCACCTGGCGCGCGCCGGCGTGCGGTTCGCCGTGGGCGCATCGCTCACGGACGCCTTCTATTCGAGCCGCCGGTTTTCGGCCGACCTGCTCGAGCTTCTCAACAGCCGCCCGGTCCGCGGCGCGGTGGCCTATTCGACGGCGATGGCGCCGTTCGTGCCTGCGGAGCTGCCGCTGGTGCTCGACATGGCGGACGTGGACTCAGAGAAGTGGCGCGCCTATGCGAGATACCGGAAGCCGTCTTTTTTGTTTCAAACAGAAGCGGAACGTCTTGCACGACTCGAAGCCAGCCAGGCGCGGCGGGCGCGCGTGACGCTGGTGACGACGGCGGCCGAGCGCGAGGCGTTGCTGCGGATCGCCCCGGGAGTCGAATGTGAAGTGATGGAGAACGGGGTGGATTTTGACTTCTTCGATCCGGAACGGCTGCCCGCTGATGCGGCGCTCGCCGCGAGGCGCTATCTGCTGTTCTGCGGCCAGCTCGACTACTACCCGAACGAGCAGGGCATTGTGGCGTTCGCGCGGGAGATCTTTCCCGAGCTGCGGCGGCGGGATCCGGGCCTGGAACTGATTGTAGTGGGACGGAACCCGGGGCCGAGAGTGCTGGCGCTGGCCGCGCTGGACGGCGTGGAAGTGGCCGGAACGGTGGACGACGTGCGTCCCTTTTACAGGCACGCGCTGGCGACAGTGGCGCCGCTGAAGATCGCCCGCGGGATCCAGAACAAGGTGCTCGAGTCGCTGGCGATGGACAAGCCGGTGCTGGCGTCGCCGGAGGTCTGCCAGACCCTCGGAGCGGAATTGCCGCGCGGCGTCCGCTGCTGCCGGACGGTGGAAGACTACGCGTCTGCGCCGGAGGCGGGCGGGATCCGGCGCCACGCGATGCGGCGGTTTTGCTGGCCGCAGAACCTGCGGGTGCTGGAGCGCGCCGTGGCCCGGCTGGAGCAGGCGCCGTGAAACCGTGCATTTTTTTTGACCGCGACGGGACGCTGATCGAGGAACGGAACTACCTGTCCGACCCGGACCAGGTGGTGCTGATCCCGGGTGCGGCGGAGGCGGTGCGGCTGGCCCGCGAGGCCGGTTATCTGGCGGTGGTGCTGACGAACCAGTCCGGGGCCGGGCGGGGCTACTTCACGCTGGAGGACGTCGAGCGTGTGAACGCCCGGATGGGGGAGCTGCTTGGGCGCGAGGGGGCGAGAATCGACGGCATCTACGTCTGCCCGCATGCTCCAGAGGATGGCTGCGACTGCCGCAAGCCTCGGACCGGGCTGGTGGAGCGGGCAGTGCGCGAGCTGGGCATCGACGTGGGGGCATCGTGGGTGGTGGGCGACAAAGCGACCGACCTGGAACTGGCACGCAATGCGGGCATGCGGGGCGTGCTGGTTCGGACCGGGTACGGGAGCGAGGCGGCGGCGCAACTGAGCGGTGGGGATGGGCTGACCGCGGCGGATGTGTTGCAGGCGGTGAGGCGGATCGTCGGCGAGCGTAGGGGACAGGGGCTGGGGGCGTAGCCGAGAGGTCAATCTCAATCTCAAGGGCAGGGAAGAGGTGAGATTGGCTTGCTGCTGGTTAGGACAGTTTCTATCCAGTAATAGAGTAGATATTGTCATGTAATTTCCTGTTCTACGATGAACTTTTCAGTCATGAGCGAAGCGGGGTGAGAACGGGGCAGGGAGGCAGGGACGGGGCGGGTACCGGGGACGGGTGCTCGAAGACAAGCAGAGTGGTGGTTTTCGGCCAGACGGGCGGTGGCTGGGCGGAAAGACAAGTACTTGATTAAGAATCGCTTTTCTGTTTGGCCGGAGAAATGCTCAGTCGCCAGTGGCCTCTGCCAGAAGGAGGTGACGCCATGAAGCGCACGGTATGGATGATGGCCTTGGCGGGCCTGCTGGTGATGGGCGGCCTGCCGCTGCGGGCCGAGCCGGACGAGCCAGGCAAGGGCGTAGCCCGGATCAGCCTGATCCATGGGGACGTGAGCGTACGGCGGGGCGATTCGGGCGACTGGGTAGCGGCGGTGATCAACGCGCCGCTGTTGGCGGATGATCGGGTGTTGACGGGGCCGGGGTCGCGGGCGGAGGTACAGTTCGACTTCTACCACCGGATTCGTCTGGCCAGCGACACGGAAATCCGGCTGACGCAGCTTGAGTACCGGCTATACCAGATTCAGGTGGTGCGCGGGACGGTCACCTTCAGCGCGCTGAAGGGCGGCGACGCCCAGGTGGAGCTGAACACGCCGGCGGCGGCGCTGCGGCCGATGGCCTGGGGCGAGTATCGAATTACGGTTTATGACGACGACCGGGCGGAGCTGACGGTGCGGCGAGGCGAGGCGGAAATTTATACGCCGCAGGGGTCGCAGCGGTTGCGGCCGGGGCGGACGCTGGTGGCGCGGCTGGATGATGCCAACCGGAGCGAGGTCCGGGCGGTGGCCGAGATCCCGAAAGACGACTGGGACGAGTTCAACCGGGCGCGCGACCGGGAGCTGAGCCGCGCGGCCCGGGTGTATCAATATGTCAGCCGCGACATTTACGGGGCGGAAGACCTGTACGGCCACGGCACCTGGATCTACGTGGCGCCCTACGGCTGGTGCTGGCAGCCGTTTGTGGCCGTGGGCTGGGCGCCGTACCGGCTGGGCCGCTGGGTGTGGCTGGACTGGTACGGGTGGACGTGGGTCAGCTATGATCCGTGGGGCTGGGCGCCGTATCACTACGGGCGCTGGTTTTGGTGGAACAGCGCGTGGCTGTGGTATCCGGGCCCGGTGATTGGCGTGAGGCACTGGTGGAGCCCGGCGCTGGTGGGCTGGTTTGGCTGGTCGAGCTGGGACGGGTTCACCGCGGGCTTCGGCTTTGGCTGGGGCGCGGTGGGCTGGGTGCCGCTGGCGCCGTATGAGCCGCTGTATCCATGGTGGGGGCGGCGGTTCGCCGGCTACCGGAGCGTGAACTACATTTACCAGAACACGACGATCATCAACAACACGAACGTCACGAACATCTACCGCAATGCGCGCGTCCGGGATGGCATCACGGTGGTGCGCGGCGATGATTTCGTCCGCGGCCAGGTGGGCCGGCCGCTGCGGCTGGGCGGCGAAGAGCTGGCCCGGGCGAGCGTGGCGCGCGGGGCGCTGCCGTTTGCGCCAGCGCGGGAGAGCCTGCGGTGGAGCGACCGCGAGCCGATGGTGCGGCGGGCGGATCTGAACCCGGCACGGACCGAACGGTTCTTCACGCGGATGCCGGTGCAGCGGGCTGAGCGGGTGCCCTTCGAGGAGCAGCGGCGGACACTGGAGCAGGTGGCTGCGCGGGGCCTGGGCCGGGCCGACGTGGAGAGCCGGCGTGCTCTGGCGCCGGCCGCAGGCGGCGCCGGGGCCGGAGCTGGTCTCCGCGGCGCCGAGGGTCCGAATGCGAGTGTTCCAGAGGGGCGCGGCTGGCGGCGCGCCGATGAGCCGCGGCGCAGCGAGACTCGCGCTACCGAAAACGAATGGCGGCGGTTCGGGGATCCCGGCGTGGGACTCCGGACGCAGGAAGGCGCGCGGACACGCGGCGCAGAGGACGCGATCCGGCCGCGCAGTGAAGCGCGGTCGGAGGACAGCGGCCGTGGATCGGGCGGCTGGCGCACGTTTGGCGATCCGGCGCGGGGCCTGGTCCGGAGCGTGGAGGGTGATGCCGGAGCGAGGCGAACCTGGTCGACCGGTCGAGGCGCTGAAGCAGGGCGCTCGGCGAACCCGGGCGAGGCCGGCCAGGTGGCGCCGCGGGCGGAGTCTCCGCGGTGGAGCACGGGCGGCGGCCGCAGCGAGTCGCCGGGCTGGATGGTTCCGCGCAGTGAAACGCCGCGGACGGAGACGCCGCGGGCGGAGTCTCCGCGGTGGAGCACGGGCGGCGGCCGCAGCGAGGATGGCGGCGTGAGGGTGGCGCCTGCGCCGCGGGTTGAGCCTTCCCGTAGCGAACCCACCCGGGGCGGAGGCGAGCGTCGCGCGAACCCGCGGAGCGAGCGCGGCAACCAGTTTGTGCCGATGAGCCGCGGCGGATGGTCCACGGGAGGCGTCACGGCCGGCGGCGCCTCCGGCTGGGACGGGTCCGCCGCGGGCTCGTCGATCACGGTGACGCCGAGGACGGCGGGCGATTCGGGTATCGTGGATCTTTCGCCGCGCGGGCGAGGCGAGTCGTGGCGCGGGCCGGATGTCCGCGTGTCGCCACCGATGGAGAGGGCTGCGCCGGTTGCACCGATGACGCGTGGCACGTGGTCGACCGGCGGGAGAAGCGTGGAAGCCGGCGGAGGGGGTGGAGTGATCGGGGGAGGCTCCTGGAGGACAGGAGGCGGTGGCGTGGCGGACTCGTCGCCCCGAAGCGCCGGGGGCTGGATCAGCGGCGGCGGCCGCTCCGGGTGGGCGGCTGACGGCTTGGGCCGCGGTGTGCCGTCCATCAGTGCGCCACGAAGCGCGCCGTCTTACAGCGGCCCGTCTGGCGGCTTTGGCCGCGGAATCCGGTCGGCACCGTCTTTTGGCGGCGGGATGCCGCCAGGGGGCATGGGCGGAGGCGTGCGGTCGGCACCGTCGTTTGGTGGAGGTGGCGGCATGCGGAGCGCGCCGAGCTTTGGCGGCGGCGTGCGTGGTGGATCTGGGGCCGCGAGTGGCGGCGGGGGCGTGCGGGGCGGACGTGGGCGATAGGCTCGCCCGAGTTCATGGAATCGATATTATG
Encoded here:
- the ctpA-2 gene encoding peptidase S41 — protein: MSSRFQYTLVTLSGVLVALLLVGVLLGQNRPAQSSDPYRHLNVFTEVLAKIKSDYVEEPDMKSVSLGAINGLLVSLDPFACYLNADQYRQYLKTLENPKGGVGLILSRKYGYELSVVDAIPGSPADRQGLTTGDIIEAINGILTRDMPLAFADVLLHGEPGTEVELRVLRLSRPEPVTVKLKRALVTPPPLEARMLDGETGYIAVTDLTAGKAEKVAEALRELTGKGAKKLVLDLRHAALSEPAEGVVLADLFLDKGLIATLEGQKVKKQVFEASPAKTVYRGPLVVLTNRGTTGAAEIAAAALAANKRAELVGERTYGDAAMRKPVPAGDGGAVIMAVAKYHAPDGKAINETSVTPQHLVSDVEPPQTMDEEEGAAPAPPDLRQPEKKEDTVLKKALEILGGKADQAHAAPVAAPAAAAGKTLHKGA
- a CDS encoding glycosyl transferase; translation: MELLYLSHCVPNPPDKGEKIRAFHELNALAARHRVHLSCFARSEKEMEDARALIDRCASVYVAPLFPYALHLARAGVRFAVGASLTDAFYSSRRFSADLLELLNSRPVRGAVAYSTAMAPFVPAELPLVLDMADVDSEKWRAYARYRKPSFLFQTEAERLARLEASQARRARVTLVTTAAEREALLRIAPGVECEVMENGVDFDFFDPERLPADAALAARRYLLFCGQLDYYPNEQGIVAFAREIFPELRRRDPGLELIVVGRNPGPRVLALAALDGVEVAGTVDDVRPFYRHALATVAPLKIARGIQNKVLESLAMDKPVLASPEVCQTLGAELPRGVRCCRTVEDYASAPEAGGIRRHAMRRFCWPQNLRVLERAVARLEQAP
- a CDS encoding D,D-heptose 1,7-bisphosphate phosphatase, yielding MKPCIFFDRDGTLIEERNYLSDPDQVVLIPGAAEAVRLAREAGYLAVVLTNQSGAGRGYFTLEDVERVNARMGELLGREGARIDGIYVCPHAPEDGCDCRKPRTGLVERAVRELGIDVGASWVVGDKATDLELARNAGMRGVLVRTGYGSEAAAQLSGGDGLTAADVLQAVRRIVGERRGQGLGA